The sequence aataacatCACAAACTACGTGCTTATTTAGAATATTTCTGTCTGCTTTTCTTTACCTTGTATCTGAGAGTGCAGGTCATTGGTGATGACCTGTAACTGACCGAGACTCATGTCCCTCAGGTCCACAGGCCTCAGATTCCTCTTCATTAGACTCTCACTGATATGTGGCAGATGTGGTAACTATAACACAAGAACAAAGTTAAGTGAAGTtgaatgtattgtgttttttcttaTTAGCAAGTGCTCTGAGGTGAAGTGAAGGCCCTTTTGAAAACTACAGTGAGGAGAAACTCAGCGCAGCACTATTCTTGGACACTTGTGTGACTGACCAGGTCTGCCACAGGGGACCTGCGGTGTAGCTGAATCTGTCTCTCCACCTCCACCTGCATGCGGGCCATGGGACGGGCCAACGCCAGAGCCACACGGGCCTCCTCCTGCAGCCGCCGCTGTATCCGCCAAAATTCTGAATCCTCTGAGTCCAGGTCTTCCTCTCCTGTATCCCGGTCAGACAGGGAGGAACTCTGTTTGCTCTATAGTCAGACAGAAACAAAAACTGCTGAATTAAATCACACCATTTTTTATCACAGTTCCAAAATGTAGAAGAActtttgtttaatgtattattaaaaggCTAGGCTTTATACCATAGGTGACAATGGGGTGTCCAAGCTGGTCTCTGTTCTGCTGTCCTCTGCATCACTGTCCCTGTCACTGCTGCTGTCATTCACAAAGCACATCTGTAGATTCACCCCCATTCTGAAgcctatagagagagagagagtgcagtgaaaaaaagattaaattcaattcaattaaatcaaAGCTATCAATTTGTTGTTGACCTTTTTATTTCACTGCTTTTCATTagaatgcatttttcatttagaATGCATTTTGATTAGTAATCTATCCATGTTATTACAGTGGGTAGTAAACTGTGAAGTATAACTCTAAAATAAACACTTGAGATAGTATTactgaaaagagaaagaaagagtgaacaTTCTATTTAGAGTTTGTGAACCACAGTGATGAACTTCCCACAGAAAGCTGTGCATTAGACTTTTCTCTTCAGTTGCAGTAGAATTTTGTGGTTAAATAGTATTCTATGAAAACACTGGCTATAAGCTTCAATTGAAGCCTGTACATAGAAATGTCTTCAATGTCAAGAGTTCAGTTCTGTAGACTGGAATGAACCTGGTTCTGTGGTATCTCTTGTACAGAAAAGGGTATATGCTGTGGAAAATTACTCTGTGAAATATACCACTGCGGAGTGTAGAGTGGGAAAATTCTGTAGGCACCTAAATTTGAATGATTATTGGACTTTCCTTTAGCTTTCTAGGATACCTTGTTGAAACGTGGTTGCAATACAAGAAAAGATACAGAAAAGCAGCAAACTACACCAATTAACATGGTCAGTCCATGGATTTGTGATGCAATAAAATtgtcataatataaaataagtgatAAACTAGTAAGAGGTTTCTTGTCTTTATTAAGAGAAAGaactaaaagtaataattatatacagtaaCTCTGCTAATAAATGTTTAGGAAAGATTAAATATAACAGCACTATACCAGGCATATTTATTTGTCATGTTGGCTTTCTttgcttttcagcattttttagactctgttttaatgtcATTCTCTCATTTGTTCCTTACTTTCAGTTTAAAGGtagaacaaagatgaataaaaaataatcctgaaaaaaatatagcaTTCACTTTTGCTTGGGACCACACATAGGTATATTAAGtaagtatgaaaaatatttatttgttcaaacagattgttttacctgtatttagaATTTTTCACTTCATTgcgttgtgttttatgttttaccGAAAAAGTCTTGATAAAACTAGGggataatataaataattgcataaaTGACAACTACAAACACTAATCTCTTTAAGGAGCCGATTCTTGCAGAAACATTATTTTGAAGATTAATTGCTGCTATTTTCACTCTCTGCAACATTTTTTGCCTCTACATCAGCACTGTCTACATTTCCCTCCACGTGTTATTCTTGAGAAAAATGGGTCAAGTCGAAAGACACGATTTCTTCCTTACCAAAGTGCTccaaacattaaacaataaacacagcagactaaaatagccacttttttttttctgtcaacgCCATTTGTATGATCAAACAGTGGAAATCAAAGTAGACTAAACAGACGTCAAGTGAGAAATGGGGTGTTACCTACTCAAGTTAACATGACTTATATGtctgaaaacacaaaattatatatttggtATGCAATGATAAAAAATTAGACAATTACGAGCCCTCAATATACCTAGAGGTGTGGCATAAAGGTTTGGGACAAACACACACGCTAAAAAATGTATCTTAGCACGGGCAGAaaccctaaaataaaaagaaaaatatttcagattttaaatatgattcaactgtttttattttatcagtttggcataattagcatttttaatgttgttgaaaaacaacagcatttatttaatcaaaaatactgttaaaacagtaatattatgaacaaaaaatattattacagtttgtaatttactttttttttcttttttttaatgaataaatttaaaaaaaaaaatatttatttctgtgatggcaaagctgaattttcagtttttggtgctttacattttttgtaatgactgaaaacattgaaaaaacaaaaaacaaaaaaaaaaaaaaaaaaaaaaaaaaaaaaaaaaaaatgtttaatagcaattatataatgctacaaaagatttctattttaaacaaatcctGTTCTTTTCAATTTTCTATGGTATCTATATCATAAAGTCCCTTAATGGCTTTTTATCATGacttcccaaaaaaaataatataaaacttccATTATTAATACtgagtattaataataatttgagcaccaaatcagcatattatgatttctgaaggaacacgTGACACTGacgctggagtaatggctgatgagaattcagctttttccatcacaggagtaaaattatatatatattaaaaaaataaaacagaaaacacaatcactttctaaattgcaataatatttctcaatattcaagcttttactgtttttaattaagcAAATGTAGCCTTGGGTGAGCATGAGACTTTTCAAAAATTGTTGATAATgtgtattgaataaaaaaaaaaaaataaaaaaaataaaataaataaaaaaaaatagcgtaTACAGTGCCATTCCAGTcgatcactaaaaaaaaacaaaaacaatcaacatTACATTAAGACAACACCCACTGACCCCACTGAAACACAAGCGCCACACTGACCGTGAGGACAGGCAGTTTTTGCTCTGCTCTTTGCTGCAGCCAGTAAAGGTAACCGGTCCGTCGTCATAGAAACTGCCAAGGGCCAGCTTCTGCCTAATGGACTCCCTCTCATTCCTCTGGGCCTGACGAAAAACACAGTCGACTTCAGTAAATGAAGAGAACGCTCAGCATGTAGTAGGCCACAGAAGACCTCACATCCCGGAATAATTTGATgtggcattttaaaatagattgtCCTCCTATTTCATACAAGCTACGGCTTACTCCATCCTCGTGGACAGAGTTTAAATAACATGCTGGATTTCAAGGGGCATGAAGGTATCGCTGTGGGGAAAGAGAGAGTGTGGATTGGAAGTGGAATGTATGATATAAATTCTGATTCTGTGCTTGTGGTGAAATCACTGCTGCCTCAATAAACGGCAAATTACAGAGACGAAGAGAAAAACTGTAGAGGGACCCGAGCGGCAGTACACGTGAAGGAAGAGCTCAGGCGCTCGACAAACATATCCACATaagtacaaaaatatgtttttgattacATTCCAGTTTTAAGCTATAAAAAACGTAATTTCTAAAAGTTCTCCAAACATtgaaaatgtccagtttttttaaacgttttttttaaagttgttgtttttttttcccttagttatggcattttgcaaacattatgggaatatCACTTTTGATATGTTTTCTGAACATTCtgagaccagaaaaaaaaaaaaattaatgttacaCAAACATCCAACCAAAACATTTCTGGAAAAAGTTCCATaaactgtataaatgtttttgtgctaacattttgagaacattattaaagccagataactttgaacaaacattctattaattTCCAGTTTGACCAGAACACTAGCCATagttctgagaatgttctctGTTAGATGGGTAAATACAGAAACTGCGTGACTATTCCTGATGATGCTATATTGGCAAGAATAACATGTTCTCTCAGATCTTCATATTACACTCAGttcattgccatggcaacatggtTGCCTTCTGGTGCTGAATAactaatataaaaagaaattccTTGCACTTAACACTGTAATAATTATAAGGCCTACTATTGTGAGTCAATAATCCCTTCCTATATCCATGGACACTTTATTTTTCTCAGGTTGCAGTTCTACTGAGATGAGCATTTAAATAAAGGGCTGCAAGAGAGAGGCAATTGAAAAACCTTAATAGATCTGCTTGTGATTTGTAATATTAGCATTCTGTAAACCAGGTTTCCGctacaatctaaaaaaaacagtaacagctAGATTCAGTTACTTTCATTAGTGGGAGACGTTGCCACTTCAAGCAAATGCAGCcagctatacaaaaaaaaaaaaaaaaaaaaaaaaaaaaaaaaaaaaaaaaaaaaaacaaacgactGTGCGATGGGTTCCATTTGATTCCAATTCAAGCAGCACACTACTTTTCCCCCAGTTATCATCAAAATAAACCtacaaacattttaacatttatcacTCTTAGTAtcagaaattgaaaaaaatctgaaagccTCAAGcaacaactttttaaaatgcacaataagGCACACACATGGCAAACCGATACCATATAACATACGGATAACACTGAT is a genomic window of Cyprinus carpio isolate SPL01 chromosome B2, ASM1834038v1, whole genome shotgun sequence containing:
- the LOC109093784 gene encoding schwannomin-interacting protein 1-like isoform X1, translated to MRGSPLGRSWPLAVSMTTDRLPLLAAAKSRAKTACPHGFRMGVNLQMCFVNDSSSDRDSDAEDSRTETSLDTPLSPMSKQSSSLSDRDTGEEDLDSEDSEFWRIQRRLQEEARVALALARPMARMQVEVERQIQLHRRSPVADLLPHLPHISESLMKRNLRPVDLRDMSLGQLQVITNDLHSQIQGLNEELVQLLLMRDELHMEQDAMLVDVEDLTRHAHSQQRHMMEKSVTKGKAACHGRCDSPF
- the LOC109093784 gene encoding schwannomin-interacting protein 1-like isoform X2, translated to MVHQEKCVYQAQRNERESIRQKLALGSFYDDGPVTFTGCSKEQSKNCLSSRSVMGVNLQMCFVNDSSSDRDSDAEDSRTETSLDTPLSPMSKQSSSLSDRDTGEEDLDSEDSEFWRIQRRLQEEARVALALARPMARMQVEVERQIQLHRRSPVADLLPHLPHISESLMKRNLRPVDLRDMSLGQLQVITNDLHSQIQGLNEELVQLLLMRDELHMEQDAMLVDVEDLTRHAHSQQRHMMEKSVTKGKAACHGRCDSPF